In Litorimonas taeanensis, one DNA window encodes the following:
- a CDS encoding DUF1217 domain-containing protein, translating into MAFTPVIPTTGLAGWNFLQQTLPRQEEIFSQSPEVSRELEYFNENIGNVKTLDDFMGDRRLLSVALGAFGLGDEIDKGAFVRKVLEEGVTESTAFARRLGNADYLAFAERFDFTNGDLKLFQTNIDDIMADYERQSFEVEVGNVDETMRLALNFERKIADYVGQGSTESGGWFQLMASVPMRTVLESAFNLPSSFANLDIDKQREIFSDKMNAKYGDKSIESFSDPEVVADLIQNYLLREEIDAGPTALTTGATALSLLSSASSGFGSSSLLNIILSNG; encoded by the coding sequence ATGGCTTTCACGCCCGTCATACCGACGACCGGACTCGCAGGGTGGAATTTTCTTCAACAAACCCTCCCGCGCCAAGAAGAGATTTTTTCTCAATCTCCTGAAGTTTCAAGAGAACTTGAATATTTCAATGAAAATATCGGCAATGTTAAAACCCTTGATGATTTCATGGGAGACAGACGTCTGTTAAGCGTGGCCTTAGGCGCTTTTGGCCTCGGTGATGAAATTGATAAAGGGGCCTTCGTTCGTAAAGTATTAGAAGAAGGCGTCACGGAAAGTACCGCTTTTGCCCGCCGCTTGGGTAATGCGGATTATCTAGCCTTCGCTGAACGATTTGATTTCACCAATGGTGACTTAAAACTTTTCCAGACAAATATAGATGACATAATGGCAGACTATGAACGCCAGAGTTTCGAGGTGGAAGTCGGGAATGTCGATGAAACGATGCGGCTAGCACTGAATTTTGAGCGTAAAATTGCGGATTATGTAGGGCAAGGCTCGACGGAGAGTGGGGGATGGTTCCAACTCATGGCATCTGTACCCATGCGAACAGTGTTGGAATCCGCCTTTAACCTGCCTAGTTCGTTTGCAAATCTAGACATTGATAAACAACGGGAAATTTTTTCTGACAAGATGAACGCCAAATATGGTGACAAATCCATTGAGTCTTTCAGTGATCCAGAGGTCGTAGCAGATCTCATTCAAAATTACCTATTGAGAGAAGAAATTGACGCAGGCCCCACAGCTTTGACAACAGGGGCGACAGCTCTGTCCTTGCTGAGCAGTGCCAGTTCAGGTTTTGGCTCATCAAGCCTGCTAAATATCATCCTCTCGAATGGCTAA